A window from Anoplolepis gracilipes chromosome 15, ASM4749672v1, whole genome shotgun sequence encodes these proteins:
- the LOC140674302 gene encoding LOW QUALITY PROTEIN: fatty acid synthase-like (The sequence of the model RefSeq protein was modified relative to this genomic sequence to represent the inferred CDS: inserted 1 base in 1 codon) — protein sequence MSTAGSSQAFNLQKRAGIAGRFPDSNNIIQLQENLFNKVNLLRKDHGRWKKEHPDLPGRMGTINNVEKFDADFFNLSFEQTHTLDSMTRMLLEHTHEAIIDAGINPKQLRGKNTAVIIGTCFIESQKKFIYENSQVDGLGIVGCSKSMQANMLSHFLDLKGPSYTVDSACSSSLHAMALGYHHIMSGQCDDAIIGASNLCLNPIMNLQFLRLGALSSDGYCKPFDTTASGYSRSETVSALYLQKAKNAKRIYATIKHIKMNSDGYKKEGITFPSMHTQSMLLTEYYEECGVLPSSLDYFEAHGTATRAGDPEEINAIHKVLCKNRKTPLLIGSIKSNLGHCESASGFAQIAKVIIAFETGLIPPNINYTSPRNDIDALVNGSIQVVTEATPLRNGYIGINSFGFGGSNAHMLLKYNTKQKINNAAPNDGLSRFVILSGRTKESVNSFLNDVTNHSIDAEYIRLLHDIYADNIDGHPWRGYIILKQGTLQQSSIKDIQNYENVKRPIWFIFSALGAQWPRMGRDLLKFHVFANAIKKCDDILKLYNVNIMNILTKQDEEGCKNALHAFVSIVAIQIGVVDLLTSLEITADYMISHSAGELGCAYADKCLTLEQTILSAYFIGVACVEKNEIHSSMAVVNLDYKRLKNMCPADIEIICHNSQNSNIVCGPAESVKSFTKQLQINNIIVEEISCDIPYHSHYLASIKNRLLFDLNQVITQPKKRSLRWISTSVPYIEWSKEAATLSSAYYHTYSILNTILFEQAINLIPNNAVTIEISPDSVLQHILQESLHPKVTNIVLTERTGQNIDVTLRGIGKLYNCGLQPQIANLYPPVEFPVSRGTPMISPSIRWNHSENWFVPTFQSQSHMQCRERHIEISLNDESYKYMVGHVIDGKILLPATGYLVLVWETIGMMEDKIHTTMPIIFQDVKFIRTTHISTNVVKLTITIQDSGKFEVIEGDSVVVTGTVYTILNPEKEIIPTNLLPEYDDEEEHLTARDIYKELKLRGYQYSGWFRGLKSASISGSKGHISWTNNWVTFMDTMLQLYILGYDTRDLYVPTSIQKLVIDPAHMSKLREVMTEEYKELLVRIYRKINAIISNGIEIQGVSVTAISRRKLIQDPIIEEHIFVAHYDHAKISLSEAIRISAQLVLEDHQTIKVTAIELVEAVDNVMLEELSSLLLTETFKNMPQIQANITLLTLPNRFNSVKLPQNVTIADLNKPYIDDKALIAVGFNLLTKQQNSLEKLLPFIREGGYLLTREKSNIINYDKYMRQYELNVILEKRTKTEVIVLLKKKVQIKKRTVVYINNDNFNWLEELKLLVNDKTQLDKDSRIIIVGEGDFECGLLGLVNCLRKESGGEFVRSVLIQDQKAPKFSLQNLFYMQQLEKDMTINVLRPNQTWGSYRHLELPRPEAKFVPTAYVTQMVCGDLNTLCWIENDIPIESHFKDLVRVVYSSINFKDVMLATGKLNSLPTAISQGRFQSIFLGMEYVGFDTNGRRVMGLRDNKCIANVVIKDKDLCWNIPDTWTFEEAATVPCVYSTCYLTLYIIGKMKKGDKILIHSGTGSIGQAAIHLALSEGCEVFTTVGTIEKRQFTKKTFPIITDDHIGNSRDTSFEQMIMKQTNNRGVDIVLNSLAEEKLIASVRCLARKGRFLEIGKFDLISNNPLNINLFQKGISFYGILLDNILANPHKHKSLLSKMMADGLKNGKIKPLRVKVFAKSEIEAAFRYMASGKHIGKIIIKIQEKDQSLNKLVMTHRRYYCLSDRSYIILGGLGGFGLELTDWLILRGAKNVVLISRTGIKNGYQRXRVQLWKSYGVNVLIVKNIDVSNRNDCEHLLQTAERIAPVDAIFNLAMVLKDHILKNQTTDIFAESFKSKAWATQMLDELSRKICSRLRHFVMFSSFSCGRGNAGQTNYAMANSVMERVCEKRTMDGLPGLAIQWAAIGDVGLVADMQEEDKELVISGTLQQKISSCLDKLDMFLLQSRPVVSSMIVAEKKESFGINNMVEAVANILNIKDINMINQNMSLAEFGADSMMAMEIKQTIEREFDKFLTEQEIRNLTFAKLIEMSNANNNNTQAEQSIEITKPDNVAKLFGIVKDEDFMTEICLDLSTKNEEDTVQVFLMPGIDGCATVFKYLVSYVKFSLTLLQCSTNNMEATNIISETTNYLLEHVSSRLKDEKDFVMVGYSFGSIFAIELARKLEAMNYKGRLVLIDGAPQQLRIIYKHYISCSNEIELQIDILTTIMEVYKARTSKEILMKLRDCKSWEERFGMFAKYFLAINTSLSFKNLKTLCTTIYKHVVAIRQYDPSKLPCIKSPITLLKASVSHVSDIEEDYGLHKITESKVEVQYIEGDHITILRNEKVATAINGEIL from the exons AGCATCCAGATTTACCAGGACGCATGGGAACAATTAATAATGTGGAAAAATTCGATGctgattttttcaatttatctttCGAGCAAACACACACGCTCGATTCTATGACGAGAATGCTATTAGAGCATACTCATGAGGCAATTATCGATGCGGGAATCAATCCAAAACAATTGCGAGGAAAAAATACTGCCGTGATCATAGGAACGTGTTTTATTGaatcgcaaaaaaaatttatctatgaAAATTCTCAG GTAGACGGTCTAGGTATTGTTGGATGTAGCAAATCTATGCAGGCAAATATGCTTTCACATTTTCTGGATTTGAAAGGACCGTCTTATACTGTCGATTCAGCATGCAGCTCTAGTCTTCATGCTATGGCTCTTGGTTATCATCATATTATGTCGGGTCAATGCGACGATGCGATAATTGGAGCCTCAAATCTATGTTTAAATCCCATCATGAATCTGCAGTTCCTTCGTCTTG GTGCATTGTCATCGGATGGTTACTGCAAACCTTTTGATACTACTGCTAGCGGTTATTCGCGCAGCGAAACCGTGTCGGCGTTATATCTTCAAAAGGCAAAAAACGCTAAAAGAATTTACGCCACTATTAAGCACATTAAAATGAACAGCGATGGATACAAGAAAGAAGGAATAACATTTCCATCAATGCATACCCAGAGTATGTTATTGACAGAATATTACGAAGAATGCGGAGTATTACCGTCCTCTCTAGATTATTTTGAAGCCCATGGTACGGCTACCAGAGCTGGCGATCCTGAAGAAATAAATGCTATTCATAAagttttgtgtaaaaatagaaaaactcCGCTGTTGATCGGTTCCATAAAATCTAATCTTGGTCATTGTGAATCAGCCAGTGGTTTCGCTCAAATAGCTAAG GTAATAATAGCATTCGAAACCGGTCTTATTCCACCAAACATCAATTATACATCACCACGAAATGATATAGACGCCCTGGTAAATGGAAGCATTCAAGTGGTTACAGAGGCAACGCCACTTAGGAATGGTTACATAGGTATTAATTCTTTCGGCTTCGGAGGATCCAATGCTCATAtgttactaaaatataataccaaacagaaaattaataatgcagCACCAAACGACGGCCTGTCAAGATTCGTGATATTATCTGGACGCACAAAAGAATCAGTAAATTCGTTTTTGAATGAT gTCACTAATCATTCTATAGATGCCGAATATATTCGTTTATTACACGATATTTATGCGGACAATATAGATGGTCATCCATGGAGAGGATATATTATACTGAAGCAAGGCACTTTGCAACAAAGTTCAATAAAAGACATTCAAAATTATGAGAATGTAAAAAGACCTATTTGGTTTATATTCTCTGCTTTAGGCGCGCAATGGCCAAGAATgg gtcgagatttattaaaatttcacgtCTTTGCAAATGCTATAAAAAAGTGCGacgatattttaaagttatataatgttaatatcatGAACATTTTAACAAAGCAAGACGAAGAAGGATGCAAAAATGCTTTACATGCATTTGTCAGCATTGTTGCTATTCag ATCGGCGTAGTAGATCTTTTAACATCTTTAGAAATTACTGCAGATTACATGATTAGCCATTCTGCTGGTGAATTAGGTTGTGCATATGCGGATAAATGTCTTACTCTTGAACAAACTATTTTATCGGCGTATTTTATTGGCGTAGCCTGTGTCGAGAAAAATGAGATTCACAGTTCTATGGCAGTTGTGAACCTTGATTacaaacgtttaaaaaatatgtgtccGGCGgacattgaaataatatgCCACAATAGTCAAAACAGCAACATAGTATGTGGGCCTGCAGAATCTGTAAAAAGCTTCACCAAACAATTACAG ATTAACAACATTATTGTGGAAGAAATCTCCTGCGATATACCATATCACAGTCATTATCTCGCATCCATAAAAAATCGACTTTTATTTGACTTGAATCAAGTAATAACACAGCCAAAAAAACGAAGTCTAAGATGGATCAGTACCTCCGTACCTTACATCGAATGGTCGAAGGAGGCAGCGACATTATCTTCAGCATATTATCAcacatatagtattttaaataccATACTATTTGAAcaagcaataaatttaattccaaaTAACGCAGTGACTATCGAAATTTCACCGGATAGCGTTCTGCAGCATATCTTGCAGGAATCCTTACATCCAAAAGTGACGAACATTGTATTGACTGAACGCACTGGACAAAATATCGATGTAACTTTGCGAGGGATTGGAAAACTCTACAATTGTGGCTTACAACCACAGATCGCTAATTTATATCCGCCAGTGGAATTTCCAGTTAGTCGAGGAACTCCTATGATATCTCCATCTATCAG GTGGAATCATTCTGAAAATTGGTTTGTACCAACCTTTCAATCACAGAGTCATATGCAATGCAGAGAAAGACACATCGAAATCAGCCTTAACGACGAAAGTTACAAGTATATGGTCGGGCATGTAATCGacggaaaaattttattacctgCGACAGGATATCTTGTGCTTGTTTGGGAAACCATCGGCATGATGGAAGACAAAATACACACAACTATGccaataatatttcaagatgtaaaatttattcgtaCTACGCATATATCGACTAATGTtgtaaaattgacaattacGATACAAG ATAGCGGAAAATTCGAAGTTATCGAAGGAGATAGTGTTGTCGTAACCGGTACAGTGTATACTATATTGAATccggaaaaagaaataattcctACCAATCTATTGCCGGAGTATGACGACGAAGAGGAACACCTGACTGCTCGAGATATCTACAAAGAGTTGAAATTACGTGGCTACCAGTACAGTGGCTGGTTCCGTGGATTAAAAAGCGCATCTATTTCAGGCAGCAAAGGACATATCTCTTGGACAAATAATTGGGTAACATTTATGGATACTATGTTGCAGTTGTATATACTTGGATACGATACTAGAGATTTATATGTTCCTACTAGTATTCAAAAATTGGTGATCGATCCTGCGCACATGTCAAAGCTACGGGAAGTGATGACAGAAGAGTATAAAG AATTATTAGTACggatatatagaaaaataaatgcaattatatcTAATGGAATAGAGATTCAAGGCGTTAGCGTTACCGCAATTTCTCGCCGAAAACTAATTCAAGATCCTATTATTGAGGAACACATATTTGTAGCTCATTATGATCACGCGAAAATTTCCTTAAGTGAAGCGATCCGAATATCGGCGCAACTTGTGTTGGAAGATCATCAGACCATTAAAGTAACAGCCATTGAACTAGTAGAAGCTGTCGATAATGTAATGTTGGAAGAATTATCGTCTTTGTTACTGActgaaacttttaaaaatatgccaCAAATACAagcaaatattactttattaacatTACCGAATCGTTTCAATTCTGTAAAACTTCCACAAAATGTTACAATCGCAGACTTAAACAAACCATATATAGATGATAAAGCCTTAATAGCTGTCGGATTTAATCTTTTGACGAAACAACAAAACTCGTTAGAAAAACTTTTGCCATTCATAAGAGAAGGCGGTTATCTATTGACACGCGAAAAGAGCAACATAATTAACTACGACAAGTACATGCGGcaatatgaattaaatgttatcCTTGAAAAACGAACTAAGACTGAAGTGATTGTGCTTCTGAAGAAAAAAGTTCAGATAAAGAAAAGGACTgtcgtttatataaataatgacaacTTTAATTGGCTAGAAGAATTAAAACTGCTCGTGAATGATAAGACTCAACTAGATAAAGACAGTAGAATCATAATTGTTGGAGAGGGAGACTTTGAGTGTGGTTTGTTAGGCCTCGTTAACTGTTTGAGAAAAGAATCAGGCGGGGAATTTGTCAGAAGTGTACTTATTCAAGATCAAAAAGCTCCTAAATTCTCTCTACAAAACCTTTTTTATATGCAGCAATTGGAGAAGGACATGACTATTAATGTTTTGCGCCCTAATCAGACCTGGGGTTCTTACAGGCATTTAGAATTACCACGTCCAGAAGCCAAATTTGTACCTACTGCCTACGTCACTCAAATG gttTGTGGTGATCTAAATACAttatgttggatagaaaacgATATACCTATTGAGTCTCATTTCAAAGATTTGGTACGTGTGGTCTATTCttccattaattttaaagacgTAATGTTAGCTACCGgcaaattaaattcattaccTACGGCAATATCGCAAGGAAGATTTCAATCTATATTTCTTGGAATGGAATACGTAGGATTTGACACCAATGGACGTCGCGTAATGGGACTTCGtgataataa ATGTATAGCAAACGTCGTTATAAAGGACAAAGATTTATGTTGGAACATACCTGATACATGGACATTCGAAGAGGCGGCTACGGTTCCGTGCGTTTACAGTACGTGTTATCTCACGTTGTATATTATTGGAAAGATGAAGAAAGGCgataaaatacttatacatTCCGGTACTGGAAGCATTGGACAAGCAGCTATCCACTTGGCTCTTAGCGAGGGATGCGAGGTATTCACTACCGTGGGTACAATTGAAAAACGacaatttactaaaaaaacgTTTCCGATTATTACGGATGACCACATTGGAAATTCTCGAGATACGAGTTTCGAACAAATGATAATGAAGCAAACAAACAATCGCGGTGTGGACATCGTGTTAAATTCATTGgcggaagaaaaattaatcgcaTCCGTTCGTTGTTTAGCACGAAAAGGTCGTTTCCTAGAGATTGGAAAGTTTGATCTTATTTCTAACAATcctctaaatataaatctgtttCAAAAAGGCATTAGTTTTTACGGTATTTTATTAGACAATATTCTTGCCAATCCACACAAACATAAGTCTTTGTTGTCCAAAATGATGGCTGACGGTctgaaaaatggaaaaatcaaACCACTTCGAGTAAAAGTTTTCGCAAAATCAGAAATCGAGGCGGCTTTTAGATATATGGCAAGTGGGAAACATATAGGAAAG ataattataaaaattcaagagaAAGACCAATCATTGAATAAACTTGTTATGACACATCGTCGCTATTACTGTCTTAGCGACAGAAGTTACATTATATTAGGAGGTCTTGGCGGTTTCGGATTGGAATTAACTGATTGGCTGATATTACGAGGAGCTAAAAATGTCGTTTTGATATCGCGAACTGGAATAAAAAATGGTTATCAGC TGAGAGTTCAATTGTGGAAATCCTACGGTGTAAATGTActcattgttaaaaatattgatgtcTCTAATCGTAACGATTGTGAACATCTCTTGCAAACTGCTGAAAGAATAGCACCGGTGGATGCGATATTCAATCTCGCTATGGTGCTGAAAGATCATATTCTGAAGAATCAAACCACGGATATCTTTGCGGAATCTTTCAAATCAAAGGCTTGGGCGACGCAAATGTTGGATGAGCTATCCAGAAAGATTTGTTCTAGACTACGCCACTTTGTAATgttctcttccttttcttgTGGCAGAGGAAACGCTGGACAAACTAATTATGCTATGGCCAATTCCGTCATGGAGAGAGTGTGTGAAAAAAGGACAATGGATGGATTACCCGGATTGGCAATTCAGTGGGCAGCCATAGGTGACGTGGGACTTGTCGCAGACATGCAGGAGGAAGACAAAGAACTTGTTATCAGTGGCACTTTACAGCAAAAAATATCCAGCTGCCTCGACAAACTCGATATGTTTTTACTTCAAAGCCGGCCAGTCGTAAGCAGCATGATCGTTGCTGAGAAGAAAGAATCTTTCGGAATTAACAATATGGTGGAAGCTGTCGCCAATAttctaa atataaaagacataaatatgataaatcaaaatatgtcTCTGGCTGAATTTGGAGCAGACTCTATGATGGCTATGGAAATTAAGCAAACCATAGAACGAGAATTTGATAAGTTTCTAACTGAACAAGAGATACGGAACCTTACTTTTGCAAAACTCATTGAGATGTCCAAcgcaaataacaataatacgcAAGCTGAACAGTCAATCGAAATAACGAAACCTGATAACGTTGCGAAATTATTCGGTATTGTAAAGGACGAAGATTTCATGACAGAAATTTGTTTAGATCTTTCGACTAAAAATGAAGAAGATACAGTCCAAGTATTTCTTATGCCCGGAATCGATGGCTGTGCAACTGTATTTAAATACTTAGTATCGtatgttaaattttctctaaCATTACTACAATGTAGCACAAACAATATGGAGGCTACAAACATAATATCGGAAACAACGAATTATCTTTTAGAG caCGTATCATCAAGATTGAAAgatgaaaaagattttgtaaTGGTAGGATATTCTTTCGGATCTATTTTTGCAATTGAGTTAGCAAGAAAATTGGAGGCTATGAATTATAAAGGGCGACTTGTACTCATCGATGGTGCTCCTCAACAATtgcgaataatttataaacattatatatcatGTTCTAACGAAATTGAACttcaaattgatattttaaccaCAATTATGGAAGTTTATAAAGCGAGAACCAGTAAAGAG ATTCTAATGAAACTGAGGGATTGTAAATCTTGGGAGGAACGGTTCGGTATGTTTGCCAAATACTTTTTAGCAATAAATACATCGCtttcattcaaaaatttaaaaacactatgtacaacaatatataaacatgtagTCGCTATTCGACAATATGATCCTTCTAAACTACCGTGTATTAAATCACCTATAACGTTGCTAAAAGCTAGTGTATCACATGTATCTGACATTGAAGAGGATTATGGTTTGCACAAg ataactGAAAGTAAAGTGGAAGTACAATATATCGAGGGTGATCACATAACAATTTTGAGAAACGAAAAAGTAGCAACTGCGATTAATGGCGAGatactataa